In Pseudomonas sp. MYb327, one DNA window encodes the following:
- a CDS encoding ABC transporter permease, with translation MSSELQPNLVALNTIVYREVRRFTRIWPQTLLPPAITMVLYFVIFGNLIGRQIGDMGGFTYMEYIVPGLIMMSVITNSYGNVVSSFFGSKFQRSIEELMVSPVSPHTILIGFTLGGVLRGLMVGVIVTLLSLFFTDLQVHHLGVTILVVVLTATIFSLLGFINAVFARNFDDISIIPTFVLTPLTYLGGVFYSISLLPPFWQTVSLANPVLHMVNAFRYGILGVSDIRISIAITFMLVATVVLYIGCARLLVSGRGMRT, from the coding sequence ATGAGTTCCGAGCTGCAACCCAACCTCGTTGCCCTCAACACCATCGTTTACCGCGAGGTCCGGCGCTTTACCCGGATCTGGCCGCAGACGTTGCTGCCGCCAGCGATCACCATGGTTCTGTACTTCGTGATCTTCGGCAATTTGATCGGTCGGCAAATCGGCGATATGGGTGGTTTCACCTATATGGAATACATCGTGCCGGGGCTGATCATGATGTCGGTGATCACCAACTCGTACGGCAACGTGGTGTCGAGTTTCTTCGGCAGCAAGTTTCAGCGTTCCATCGAGGAATTGATGGTCTCGCCGGTCTCGCCACACACCATTCTGATCGGCTTTACCCTTGGGGGCGTGCTGCGCGGATTGATGGTCGGGGTCATCGTGACGCTGCTGTCGCTGTTCTTCACCGATTTGCAGGTGCATCACCTGGGTGTGACCATTCTGGTGGTGGTGCTGACGGCAACGATCTTCTCGCTGCTGGGCTTCATTAACGCCGTGTTTGCGCGCAACTTCGACGACATCTCGATCATCCCGACGTTTGTGCTGACGCCGTTGACCTACCTGGGCGGGGTGTTCTACTCGATCTCGCTGCTGCCGCCGTTCTGGCAGACGGTGTCGTTGGCCAACCCGGTGCTGCACATGGTTAACGCATTCCGTTACGGCATCCTTGGGGTTTCCGATATCCGGATCAGCATTGCGATTACGTTCATGCTGGTGGCGACGGTCGTGCTGTACATCGGTTGTGCCCGATTGCTGGTGAGTGGGCGCGGGATGCGTACTTAA
- a CDS encoding MotA/TolQ/ExbB proton channel family protein: protein MWELVKSGGWMMLPIILSSIAAMAIVAERLWTLRASRVTPEHLLGQVWVWIKDKQLNKEKLKELRANSPLGEILAAGLANSKHGREIMKECIEEAAARVIHELERYINALGTIAAMAPLLGLLGTVLGMIDIFSAFMGSGMTTNAAVLAGGISKALITTAAGLMVGIPSVFFHRFLQRRIDELVVGMEQEAIKLVEVVQGDRDVDLAGGKA, encoded by the coding sequence GTGTGGGAATTGGTCAAATCCGGCGGCTGGATGATGCTGCCGATCATCCTGAGTTCCATTGCGGCCATGGCGATTGTTGCCGAGCGTCTCTGGACCCTGCGAGCCAGTCGTGTGACCCCGGAGCATCTGCTCGGGCAGGTCTGGGTCTGGATCAAGGACAAACAACTCAACAAGGAAAAACTCAAGGAACTGCGCGCCAACTCGCCGCTTGGCGAAATCCTGGCGGCTGGCCTGGCCAACTCCAAGCATGGTCGCGAGATCATGAAGGAGTGCATCGAAGAGGCCGCCGCGCGCGTCATCCATGAACTTGAGCGCTACATCAACGCCCTCGGTACTATCGCGGCGATGGCGCCGTTGCTGGGCCTGCTGGGTACGGTGCTGGGTATGATCGATATTTTCAGCGCGTTCATGGGTTCGGGCATGACCACCAACGCCGCGGTGCTGGCCGGTGGTATCTCGAAAGCGCTGATTACTACGGCTGCGGGCCTGATGGTCGGTATCCCGTCGGTGTTTTTCCACCGATTCCTGCAGCGCCGGATCGATGAACTGGTGGTGGGCATGGAGCAGGAAGCGATCAAGCTGGTCGAAGTCGTCCAGGGTGACCGTGACGTAGACCTGGCTGGGGGCAAAGCGTGA
- a CDS encoding glutathione S-transferase, giving the protein MLKIWGRKNSSNVRKPLWAAEELGLAYEAVDAGGAFGVVDTPEYRAMNPNGRVPVIEDDGFVLWESNAIVRYLLAKHAANTPWYPTDLQARATADKWMDWTTSNLTGPFRTVFWGVLRTPADQQDWPAIRAAIKECEALLAMADQALANQPYLSGDEIGMGDIPLGSFIYAWFEMPIERVPQPHLEAWYARLKERPAYRKAVMTALT; this is encoded by the coding sequence ATGCTGAAGATCTGGGGTCGGAAAAATTCGTCGAATGTCAGAAAACCTTTGTGGGCCGCCGAGGAGTTGGGCCTGGCCTATGAGGCCGTCGATGCGGGCGGCGCCTTTGGGGTCGTCGATACGCCCGAGTACCGCGCCATGAACCCCAATGGCCGCGTGCCGGTGATTGAGGATGATGGATTCGTGTTGTGGGAATCCAACGCCATCGTCCGTTACCTGCTGGCCAAACATGCTGCGAATACCCCGTGGTATCCAACGGATCTGCAAGCGCGGGCCACCGCTGACAAGTGGATGGACTGGACCACTTCCAATTTGACCGGGCCGTTCCGCACGGTTTTCTGGGGCGTGTTGCGCACCCCGGCCGATCAGCAGGACTGGCCCGCGATCAGGGCTGCGATCAAGGAATGCGAAGCGCTGTTGGCGATGGCCGACCAGGCGCTGGCTAACCAGCCGTACCTGTCCGGCGACGAGATCGGCATGGGTGACATTCCCCTCGGCAGTTTTATTTATGCCTGGTTCGAGATGCCGATCGAGCGCGTGCCACAGCCTCATCTGGAGGCCTGGTATGCGCGGTTGAAAGAGCGTCCGGCGTATCGCAAGGCCGTTATGACCGCGTTGACTTAA
- the kdsB gene encoding 3-deoxy-manno-octulosonate cytidylyltransferase, with product MTTAFTVVIPSRYASTRLPGKPLLLIGGKPMIQHVWEQASKSSAQRVVVATDDARIVEACKGFGAEVVLTREDHNSGTDRLAEVAAKLGLAPDAIVVNVQGDEPLIPPSVIDQVAANLAAHPEARMATLAEPIEDVETLFNPNVVKVVSDLNGLALTFSRATLPWARDAFVQSRDRLPQGVPYRRHIGIYAYRTGFLQDFVNWGPCWLENTESLEQLRALWHGVRIHVADALIAPPPGVDTVEDLERVRRLLEV from the coding sequence ATGACCACAGCCTTCACCGTCGTCATTCCATCGCGTTACGCCTCCACCCGTTTGCCGGGCAAACCGTTGCTGTTGATCGGCGGCAAGCCGATGATCCAGCACGTCTGGGAACAGGCGAGCAAAAGCAGCGCCCAGCGTGTGGTGGTTGCCACTGACGACGCGCGCATTGTCGAGGCCTGCAAAGGGTTTGGCGCCGAAGTGGTGCTGACCCGCGAGGATCACAACTCCGGCACCGATCGCCTGGCGGAAGTCGCGGCGAAACTGGGCCTGGCGCCAGACGCCATCGTCGTCAACGTCCAGGGCGACGAACCGTTGATCCCGCCGAGCGTGATCGATCAGGTTGCCGCTAATCTGGCAGCCCACCCCGAAGCGCGCATGGCCACCCTGGCCGAGCCGATCGAAGACGTCGAAACCCTTTTCAATCCCAACGTGGTCAAAGTCGTCAGTGATCTCAATGGCCTGGCGCTGACCTTCAGTCGCGCCACGTTGCCGTGGGCGCGGGATGCCTTCGTCCAGAGCCGCGACCGACTGCCGCAAGGCGTGCCGTATCGTCGCCACATCGGCATCTATGCCTACCGCACCGGTTTCCTGCAGGACTTCGTCAACTGGGGTCCGTGCTGGCTGGAAAACACCGAGAGTCTGGAACAGCTGCGCGCACTGTGGCACGGCGTACGGATTCACGTTGCCGATGCACTGATCGCGCCGCCGCCCGGTGTCGATACCGTTGAAGACCTTGAGCGGGTTCGTCGCCTGCTGGAGGTCTGA
- a CDS encoding DUF2062 domain-containing protein produces MPRRLFKRYMPDPTSIREHKSLRFLGTLLHDPNLWHLNRHSVARAMAVGLFAAFLPIPLQMLVAAILAIIVRGNMPIAVSLVWLTNPITMPAIFFCTYQTGAWLLDVPARHLPDELTWEWISGELSTLWQPFLLGSVVTGLVLGALAYCVVMMYWRWWVARQWRRRKQRRM; encoded by the coding sequence ATGCCCCGGCGCTTATTCAAACGATACATGCCAGACCCGACCAGCATCAGGGAACACAAATCCTTACGCTTTCTCGGCACTCTGCTGCATGACCCGAACCTCTGGCACCTCAACCGCCATTCCGTCGCCCGGGCCATGGCGGTCGGTCTGTTCGCGGCATTCCTGCCGATTCCGTTACAGATGCTGGTTGCTGCAATTCTCGCGATCATCGTGCGCGGCAACATGCCAATTGCGGTCAGCCTGGTCTGGCTGACCAACCCGATCACCATGCCGGCGATATTTTTTTGCACGTACCAGACCGGTGCCTGGCTGCTGGACGTTCCCGCTCGCCATCTGCCGGATGAGTTGACCTGGGAATGGATCAGCGGCGAGTTATCGACTTTGTGGCAGCCGTTCTTGTTGGGCTCTGTGGTGACGGGGCTGGTGCTGGGGGCGTTGGCTTATTGCGTGGTGATGATGTACTGGCGCTGGTGGGTGGCCCGGCAGTGGCGGCGGCGCAAGCAGCGGAGGATGTAA
- a CDS encoding ABC transporter ATP-binding protein: MSSALSIRQLTKTYGNGFQALSGIDLDVAEGDFFALLGPNGAGKSTTIGILSTLVNKTSGTVNIFGHDLDKNPAALKRSIGVVPQEFNFNQFEKTFDIVVTQAGYYGIPSKVAKERAEQYLTQLGLWDKRDVPSRSLSGGMKRRLMIARALVHEPRLLILDEPTAGVDIELRRSMWTFLTELNQKGITIILTTHYLEEAEQLCRNIGIIDHGVIVENTSMKQLLGQLHVETFLLDLKNAVSAPPQLIGYPSRLLDGHTLEVQVDKSMGITALFTQLAQQNIEVLSLRNKTNRLEELFVSLVEKNLSKVAV; this comes from the coding sequence ATGAGTTCCGCTCTGTCCATCCGGCAGCTAACCAAAACCTACGGCAACGGTTTCCAGGCCTTGAGTGGTATCGATCTGGATGTCGCCGAAGGTGACTTCTTCGCCTTGCTCGGCCCCAACGGTGCCGGCAAATCCACGACCATCGGCATTCTTTCGACCCTGGTGAACAAGACCAGCGGCACGGTGAATATCTTCGGTCACGACCTGGACAAGAACCCGGCGGCGCTCAAGCGCTCTATCGGCGTCGTGCCCCAGGAATTCAACTTCAACCAGTTCGAAAAGACCTTCGACATCGTTGTGACCCAGGCCGGTTACTACGGTATCCCGTCGAAAGTCGCCAAGGAACGCGCCGAGCAGTACCTGACTCAACTTGGCTTGTGGGACAAGCGCGATGTGCCGTCGCGTTCGCTGTCCGGCGGCATGAAGCGTCGCCTGATGATCGCCCGTGCACTGGTTCATGAACCGCGCCTGTTGATCCTCGACGAACCGACTGCTGGCGTGGATATCGAACTGCGTCGCTCGATGTGGACCTTCCTCACCGAGCTGAACCAGAAAGGCATCACCATCATCCTCACCACGCACTATCTGGAAGAGGCTGAGCAGTTGTGCCGCAACATCGGCATCATCGACCACGGCGTCATCGTTGAAAACACCAGCATGAAGCAGTTGCTCGGTCAGCTGCATGTCGAGACTTTCCTGCTGGACTTGAAGAACGCTGTGAGCGCGCCGCCGCAACTGATCGGTTATCCGTCACGCTTGCTCGATGGTCACACCCTGGAAGTCCAGGTCGACAAGAGCATGGGCATCACCGCGCTGTTCACTCAGCTAGCGCAGCAGAACATCGAAGTGCTGAGCCTGCGTAACAAAACCAATCGCCTCGAGGAGTTGTTCGTGTCCCTGGTGGAGAAAAATCTGTCGAAGGTGGCGGTATGA
- a CDS encoding DNA internalization-related competence protein ComEC/Rec2, whose translation MRTGMMALALGLLALRFLPALPPVGLWLLMPVVGLMLLPFRTFPAAFFLFGLSWACMQAQWALDDRLSANLDGQTRWVEGRVVGLPQNNEGVVRFELADARSRHGDVPPLMRLAWYDGPPVYSGERWRLAVKLKRPAGLLNPHAFDFDAWLLAQRIGATGTVKDGERLAESRGAWRDGIRQKLLAVDAQGRAGALAALVLGDGSGLGRDDWQVLQDTGTVHLLVISGQHIGLLAGVVYLLIAGLARYGLWPNRLPWLPWACGLGFAAALAYGLLAGFEVPVRRACLMIGLVLLWRLRFRHLGAWWPLLLALNGVLLMDPLASLQPGFWLSFAAVGVLIFTFGGRLGPWRWWQTWTRAQWLIAIGLCPLLLVLGLPISVSGPLVNLLAVPWISLVVLPPALLGTLLLAVPYVGEGLLWLAGGLIDGLFRMLALMAGQIPAWVPTAIPLWVWCIGALGAVLLLLPPGVPMRPLGWPMLLLLVLAPRPMVPQGVADVWQLDVGQGLAILVRTRHHTLLYDTGPRFGDFDLGERVVLPSLRKLGVKQLDLMLISHADADHAGGARAVANGLPVKRVLSGDPPGLPAELQAEACENDRQWMWDGVKFRLWQWPAAKDSNQKSCVLQIEANGERMLLTGDIDIAAERALLDSPLAVTTDWLQAPHHGSRSSSSMALLNGLQPKAVLISRGQGNSFGHPHPTVLARYRKRGMAIYDSAEQGAIHLQLGRFESPRSMRLERRFWRGPPPLNQ comes from the coding sequence ATGCGCACAGGGATGATGGCGCTGGCGTTGGGTCTGCTGGCCTTGCGTTTTTTACCGGCATTGCCGCCGGTCGGGTTGTGGTTGTTGATGCCGGTCGTGGGTTTGATGTTGTTGCCGTTCAGGACCTTTCCAGCGGCGTTTTTCCTGTTCGGTTTGAGCTGGGCCTGCATGCAGGCGCAATGGGCACTGGATGATCGCTTGTCCGCAAACCTTGACGGCCAAACGCGCTGGGTCGAAGGGCGGGTGGTGGGATTGCCCCAGAACAACGAAGGCGTGGTGCGTTTCGAGTTGGCGGACGCGCGCTCGCGACACGGCGATGTACCGCCACTGATGCGCCTGGCCTGGTATGACGGACCACCGGTGTACAGCGGCGAACGTTGGCGACTGGCGGTCAAGTTGAAACGTCCTGCCGGGCTGCTCAATCCCCATGCTTTCGATTTCGACGCCTGGTTGCTCGCGCAACGCATCGGCGCGACCGGCACGGTCAAGGATGGCGAGCGACTCGCCGAGTCGCGCGGAGCCTGGCGCGACGGCATACGCCAGAAACTCCTGGCGGTGGATGCCCAAGGCAGAGCCGGGGCACTGGCCGCGCTGGTGCTCGGAGACGGCAGCGGGCTCGGCCGCGATGACTGGCAAGTGTTGCAAGACACTGGCACCGTACATCTGTTGGTGATCTCCGGGCAGCACATCGGTTTGCTGGCGGGGGTGGTGTATCTGCTGATTGCCGGACTGGCTCGTTATGGCCTGTGGCCAAACCGTCTGCCTTGGCTGCCTTGGGCCTGTGGCCTGGGATTCGCGGCGGCGCTCGCATATGGGCTGTTGGCCGGCTTCGAGGTGCCGGTGCGTAGAGCCTGTCTGATGATCGGTCTGGTGTTGCTCTGGCGGCTGCGCTTTCGACACCTCGGCGCCTGGTGGCCGCTGTTGCTGGCATTAAATGGCGTTTTGTTGATGGACCCGCTGGCCAGTCTGCAACCGGGGTTCTGGTTGTCGTTCGCCGCGGTGGGAGTTTTGATTTTCACCTTCGGCGGTCGCTTGGGGCCTTGGCGTTGGTGGCAAACCTGGACACGCGCCCAATGGCTGATCGCAATCGGCCTGTGCCCTTTATTGCTGGTGCTGGGCTTGCCGATCAGTGTCAGTGGACCGTTGGTCAACCTGTTAGCAGTGCCGTGGATCAGTCTGGTGGTGCTGCCACCGGCGTTGCTCGGGACGCTGTTGTTGGCGGTGCCCTACGTGGGCGAGGGGTTGCTGTGGCTGGCGGGTGGTTTGATCGATGGGTTGTTTCGAATGCTGGCCTTGATGGCCGGACAGATTCCAGCATGGGTGCCGACAGCGATTCCACTGTGGGTCTGGTGCATCGGTGCCTTGGGCGCCGTTTTACTGTTGCTGCCCCCCGGCGTACCAATGCGCCCGTTAGGCTGGCCCATGCTGCTGTTGCTGGTTCTTGCGCCGCGCCCGATGGTGCCGCAAGGCGTCGCCGACGTCTGGCAACTGGATGTCGGACAGGGCTTGGCTATCCTGGTGCGCACTCGCCATCACACGCTGCTGTATGACACCGGCCCGCGTTTTGGTGATTTTGATCTTGGTGAGCGAGTCGTGCTGCCGTCATTGCGCAAGCTGGGCGTAAAACAACTCGATTTGATGCTGATCAGCCACGCCGACGCCGATCATGCCGGTGGCGCACGGGCCGTTGCCAATGGGTTGCCAGTGAAAAGGGTGCTGAGTGGCGATCCACCGGGCTTGCCTGCCGAGTTGCAGGCCGAGGCCTGTGAGAATGATCGCCAGTGGATGTGGGATGGGGTGAAGTTCCGGCTCTGGCAATGGCCGGCAGCCAAGGACAGCAATCAAAAGTCCTGCGTTTTGCAGATCGAAGCTAACGGCGAGCGAATGTTGTTGACCGGCGACATCGACATTGCCGCCGAAAGAGCGCTGCTCGACAGCCCATTGGCCGTCACCACCGACTGGCTGCAAGCGCCGCACCATGGCAGTCGCAGTTCGTCGTCGATGGCGCTGCTCAATGGCTTGCAACCCAAAGCCGTGCTGATTTCCCGTGGTCAGGGCAATTCGTTCGGTCACCCTCACCCGACGGTGCTGGCGCGCTATCGAAAGCGCGGCATGGCGATTTACGACAGTGCGGAGCAGGGGGCCATTCATCTGCAGCTGGGGCGTTTTGAATCGCCGCGCTCAATGCGTCTGGAACGGCGCTTCTGGCGCGGTCCTCCACCCTTGAATCAATAA
- a CDS encoding biopolymer transporter ExbD, translating into MKFRRKQRENVDINLASLIDVVFILLLFFVVTTTFTRETQLRVELPEAVSGSPAEDQTKQLDIAISADGVFSVNNQILPKSDLASLMDALQKESNGDTNRPLSISADGKSQHQSVITAMDAAGKLGFSHLRMTTVEAAPPAP; encoded by the coding sequence GTGAAATTCCGCCGCAAGCAACGGGAGAATGTGGATATCAACCTCGCGTCGCTGATCGACGTGGTGTTTATCCTGCTGCTGTTTTTCGTCGTGACGACGACTTTTACCCGTGAAACCCAACTGCGCGTCGAACTGCCCGAAGCCGTCAGCGGTTCGCCCGCCGAAGATCAGACCAAGCAACTGGACATCGCCATCAGTGCCGACGGCGTGTTCTCGGTGAATAACCAGATCCTGCCAAAAAGCGACCTGGCGAGCCTGATGGACGCGTTGCAGAAAGAATCCAATGGCGACACCAATCGGCCGCTGTCCATCAGCGCCGATGGCAAGTCCCAGCATCAATCGGTCATCACGGCCATGGACGCCGCCGGCAAGCTCGGCTTCAGCCACCTGCGCATGACCACAGTCGAGGCGGCGCCGCCCGCGCCCTGA
- a CDS encoding Trm112 family protein, which produces MDTKLLDILACPVCKGPLKLSADKTELISKGAGLAYPIRDGIPVMLETEARTLTTDERLDK; this is translated from the coding sequence ATGGACACCAAATTGCTCGACATCCTCGCTTGCCCGGTCTGCAAAGGCCCGCTCAAGCTCAGCGCCGACAAGACCGAGCTGATCAGCAAGGGCGCCGGCCTGGCGTACCCGATTCGCGACGGCATCCCGGTGATGCTCGAAACCGAAGCCCGCACCCTGACCACCGACGAGCGCCTGGATAAATGA
- a CDS encoding transglutaminase family protein — translation MHEYLSPGRFIDSDHPSVVEFAEKHRGSSRDPVEQAINLYYAVREAVRYNPYTFSRDPQTLRGSYALASGESYCVPKATLLAGAARHCGIPARIGLADVRNHLSTPRLLELLKSDVFAMHGYTELYLNGRWVKATPAFNQGLCKLFNVAPLEFDGINDSVFHPFNRDGEKLMEYLIDHGQFTDVPETFFFAHLEKCYPHLFGEQLQPLLGDMQSDLSRA, via the coding sequence ATGCACGAGTACCTAAGCCCCGGCCGCTTCATCGATAGTGACCATCCCTCGGTGGTGGAGTTCGCCGAAAAACATCGTGGCAGTAGTCGCGACCCGGTCGAGCAAGCGATCAATCTCTATTACGCCGTGCGTGAGGCCGTGCGTTACAACCCGTATACCTTCAGCCGTGATCCGCAGACCTTGCGCGGCAGTTATGCGCTGGCGAGCGGCGAAAGCTATTGCGTACCCAAAGCCACGTTGCTGGCCGGTGCAGCGCGGCATTGCGGGATACCCGCGCGGATCGGTCTGGCGGACGTACGCAATCATCTGTCGACGCCGCGTCTGCTCGAACTGCTCAAGAGCGACGTGTTCGCCATGCACGGCTACACCGAGCTGTATTTGAATGGACGCTGGGTCAAGGCTACACCTGCCTTCAACCAGGGTTTGTGCAAGCTGTTCAATGTGGCGCCGCTGGAATTCGACGGGATTAACGACAGCGTTTTCCATCCCTTCAATCGCGACGGCGAGAAGTTGATGGAGTACCTGATCGATCACGGCCAGTTCACCGACGTGCCGGAAACGTTTTTCTTCGCACACCTTGAAAAGTGTTATCCGCACTTGTTTGGCGAGCAACTGCAACCACTGTTGGGGGATATGCAGAGCGATTTGAGTCGCGCCTGA
- the lpxK gene encoding tetraacyldisaccharide 4'-kinase, which yields MAMSDRLLAAWYQGHPALKLLQPLEWLYRRVVINKRKRFLAGEGEIYQPPVPLIVVGNITVGGTGKTPLILWMIEHCQRSGLRVGVVSRGYGAKPPQLPWRVEADQSADVAGDEPLLIVQRTGVPLMIDPNRSAAVKALLASEPLDLVLSDDGMQHYRLARDLELVLIDNARGLGNQRCLPAGPLREPIERLQSVDAVLYNGATADRDGGFAFQLKPTALINLQSGERRPLDHFAPGQAMHAVAGIGNPQRFFNTLETLHWQPVPHAFADHAEYSVQALNFTPSLPVVMTEKDAVKCRAFAAADWWYLAVDAEPSPAFVAWFDTQLMRLLPARLLP from the coding sequence ATGGCCATGTCCGATCGCCTGCTCGCCGCGTGGTATCAAGGTCATCCGGCCCTCAAGCTGTTGCAGCCACTGGAGTGGTTGTACCGGCGCGTGGTCATTAACAAGCGCAAGCGCTTCCTGGCCGGCGAGGGTGAGATCTACCAGCCGCCCGTGCCGCTGATCGTCGTTGGAAACATCACTGTCGGCGGCACCGGCAAGACGCCGTTGATACTGTGGATGATCGAGCATTGCCAGCGCAGCGGCTTGCGGGTCGGCGTAGTCAGCCGTGGTTACGGCGCCAAGCCGCCACAATTGCCGTGGCGGGTCGAGGCCGATCAAAGCGCGGACGTTGCCGGCGACGAACCGCTGCTGATCGTGCAGCGCACCGGCGTGCCGTTGATGATCGACCCGAACCGTAGCGCCGCGGTCAAAGCCCTGCTGGCGAGTGAGCCACTGGACCTGGTCCTGTCCGATGACGGCATGCAGCATTACCGTTTGGCTCGCGACCTGGAGCTGGTGCTGATCGACAACGCCCGAGGTCTGGGTAATCAACGTTGCCTGCCGGCCGGCCCGTTGCGTGAGCCGATTGAGCGCCTGCAAAGCGTCGACGCGGTGCTCTACAACGGTGCCACGGCGGATCGCGACGGCGGTTTCGCCTTCCAGTTAAAACCGACTGCGCTGATCAATCTGCAAAGCGGCGAGCGTCGTCCCCTTGATCACTTCGCGCCGGGTCAGGCCATGCATGCCGTGGCCGGGATCGGCAATCCGCAGCGTTTCTTCAACACCCTCGAAACGCTACACTGGCAGCCTGTTCCGCATGCGTTCGCCGATCACGCCGAATACAGCGTGCAGGCCTTGAATTTCACCCCGTCATTGCCAGTGGTGATGACCGAAAAGGACGCGGTGAAGTGCCGTGCCTTCGCTGCCGCCGATTGGTGGTACCTGGCGGTCGATGCTGAGCCGTCGCCGGCCTTCGTGGCCTGGTTCGATACGCAGTTGATGCGTCTGTTACCGGCTCGTCTGCTGCCTTAA